Proteins from a single region of Larus michahellis chromosome 13, bLarMic1.1, whole genome shotgun sequence:
- the PEBP1 gene encoding phosphatidylethanolamine-binding protein 1 has protein sequence MPVDLGLWSGPLSLTEVEQKPAHPLRVKYGSVEIDELGKVLTPTQVQHRPTSIEWDGCDPQKLYTLVLTDPDAPSRKDPKFREWHHFLVTNMKGNDVGSGTVLSDYVGSGPPKGTGLHRYVWLVYEQPKRLTCNEPVLSNRSGDKRGKFKVASFRSKYELGVPVAGTCYQAEWDDYVPKLYEQLSGK, from the exons ATGCCGGTGGACCTGGGGCTGTGGAGCGGGCCGCTGAGCCTCACCGAGGTGGAGCAGAAGCCGGCGCACCCGCTGCGGGTCAAGTATGGCTCCGTGGAGATAGACGAGCTGGGCAAGGTGCTCACACCGACCCAG GTCCAGCATCGCCCCACCAGCATTGAGTGGGATGGCTGCGATCCCCAGAAGCTTTACACCCTGGTTCTCACAGACCCAGATGCTCCCAGTAGGAAGGACCCAAAGTTCAG GGAATGGCATCACTTCCTGGTGACCAACATGAAAGGCAACGATGTGGGGAGCGGGACTGTGCTGTCAGATTACGTCGGCTCCGGCCCTCCCAAAGGAACAG GGCTGCACCGCTACGTCTGGCTGGTGTACGAGCAGCCGAAGCGCCTGACCTGCAACGAGCCCGTCCTCTCCAATCGCTCTGGTGACAAACGAGGGAAGTTCAAGGTGGCTTCTTTCCGCAGCAAGTACGAGCTGGGGGTGCCAGTGGCTGGCACTTGCTACCAGGCGGAGTGGGATGACTACGTGCCGAAGCTCTACGAGCAGCTGTCGGGGAAGTAG